One Aegilops tauschii subsp. strangulata cultivar AL8/78 chromosome 7, Aet v6.0, whole genome shotgun sequence genomic window carries:
- the LOC109742233 gene encoding uncharacterized protein produces the protein MLPQKHLSGCEKRNNKKRVDKLIKYQEGAMDMFVLRTGAATNSEQLYITNGEEKPDDTKNVVEENHVEKNNAAENDADQHTENFSDHENLGNADELGSSFDIYDPRTWNILDNKSRDILIEKGPIREYNLVFPEDEISGRHFSYDYYTRKLRNGEFSDRKWLVYSKHVNKVYCFCCKLFKSGKSKSLLASEGLKDWRHLSEKLKLHENSVEHITNMNTWNEVRLRLSKKETIDKDMQQEIAREKERWRLVLIRIVAAVKFLAKHSLASRGSNEKLYQDNNEIFLGVIEMMAEFDPVMQEHLRRIKNSEIHHHYHGHNIQNELISLLGRTVKYSLLRIIKDARYFSVILDCTPDVSHQEQMTLIVRCVNMSSTTTKIEEFFLEFLKVDDTSGLGLYNVLIDSLKSVGLDVKDVRGQGYDNGSNMKGKHQGVQSRLLETNPRALFMPCACHSLNLTLSDMAKSCGKAVTFFGVVQRIYILFSSSTKRWQLLLDHVPKMTVKSLCNTRWESRIKSVQAIRYQAPELRKALLELKRTSTDDAKTKSDAKSLASTLEKFEFLLGMVIWHDILFTVNMVSKKLQSKFVCIDVTLKQIEGAISYFKKYRNDGFATSLDIARSIAIDMGVQPLFPVKRRITRKRQFDEISGNDENNQNEETQASEVESFRVKYFLVMIDVAIASLTTRFEELKTFGSIFGFLFNSKELKSLGDNDLRRCCTNFVNKFTHGKSADVDLDDFVSELKVLQMTLPNTFMSADQIFEFVRDADCYLNVSIDYRILLTVPVTVASAERSFTKLKLLKNYLRSTMSQERLNGLAMCCIEKNMLDSIDLDTLIDDFASKNARKSRFT, from the coding sequence ATGTTACCCCAAAAACATCTATCTGGCTGTGAGAAAAGAAACAACAAGAAAAGAGTAGACAAGTTGATTAAATATCAAGAAGGCGCTATGGATATGTTTGTCTTGAGGACTGGTGCTGCTACAAATTCAGAGCAATTATATATCACAAATGGTGAAGAAAAACCTGATGATACTAAGAATGTTGTTGAGGAAAATCATGTCGAGAAAAATAATGCTGCGGAAAATGATGCCGATCAGCACACGGAAAATTTTAGTGACCATGAGAATCTTGGAAATGCAGATGAGCTGGGTTCTTCTTTTGATATATATGATCCTAGAACTTGGAATATTCTTGACAATAAATCAAGAGATATTCTCATTGAAAAAGGACCTATAAGGGAATACAATCTTGTGTTTCCCGAAGATGAAATTAGTGGCAGGCATTTTTCATATGATTACTACACAAGAAAGTTAAGGAATGGCGAGTTCAGTGATCGGAAGTGGTTAGTGTACTCTAAACACGTGAATAAAGTCTACTGCTTTTGTTGCAAATTGTTTAAATCTGGAAAAAGCAAAAGTCTGCTAGCATCCGAGGGATTGAAGGATTGGAGACATCTTAGTGAGAAGCTCAAATTGCATGAGAATAGTGTTGAGCATATCACTAACATGAATACTTGGAATGAGGTAAGGCTGAGGCTAAGTAAGAAGGAAACAATTGATAAAGACATGCAACAAGAGATTGCAAGGGAGAAGGAGCGATGGAGACTTGTTTTAATTAGAATTGTTGCTGCTGTGAAATTTCTTGCTAAACATAGTCTGGCTTCTCGAGGATCGAATGAGAAATTATATCAAGATAACAACGAAATTTTTTTGGGAGTAATTGAAATGATGGCAGAATTTGATCCTGTAATGCAAGAGCATCTTCGGCGCATTAAGAATAGTGAaatccatcatcattatcatggCCATAATATTCAGAATGAGTTAATTTCCCTTCTTGGTCGCACTGTTAAATATTCTCTGTTGAGGATAATTAAGGATGCAAGGTATTTCTCTGTCATCTTGGACTGTACACCTGACGTGAGCCATCAAGAACAAATGACTCTAATTGTGAGGTGCGTAAACATGTCAAGTACTACTACAAAAATAGAGGAGTTTTTTCTGGAGTTCTTGAAGGTGGATGATACATCCGGACTTGGACTTTATAACGTGTTAATAGATTCACTTAAATCTGTTGGTTTGGATGTTAAAGATGTTCGTGGACAAGGGTATGACAATGGTTCGAACATGAAAGGAAAACACCAAGGGGTACAGAGCAGACTACTTGAAACTAATCCAAGAGCATTATTCATGCCATGCGCTTGTCATAGCCTGAACCTTACTCTTAGTGATATGGCAAAATCTTGCGGTAAAGCTGTTACCTTCTTTGGTGTTGTGCAAAGAATTTATATATTGTTTTCAAGCTCTACTAAAAGATGGCAGCTATTGCTTGATCATGTTCCAAAAATGACAGTTAAGTCTTTGTGTAACACTCGATGGGAGAGTCGAATAAAGAGTGTTCAGGCTATCAGATATCAAGCACCCGAGTTAAGAAAAGCATTACTGGAATTGAAGAGAACTTCTACCGATGACGCCAAGACTAAGAGCGACGCAAAATCTTTGGCTAGCACACTTGAGAAATTTGAATTTTTACTTGGCATGGTCATTTGGCATGACATTTTGTTCACTGTAAACATGGTGAGTAAGAAGTTGCAGTCTAAGTTTGTGTGCATTGATGTTACTCTTAAACAGATTGAAGGTGCCATCTCATATTTTAAGAAGTACAGAAATGACGGCTTTGCAACTAGTCTGGATATTGCGAGATCTATTGCAATTGACATGGGTGTACAACCTTTGTTTCCTGTCAAGAGACGTATTACTAGAAAAAGACAGTTTGATGAAATTAGTGGCAATGACGAAAATAACCAGAATGAAGAAACGCAAGCAAGTGAGGTGGAATCATTTAGAGTTAAATACTTTTTGGTGATGATTGATGTTGCAATTGCTTCCCTAACTACTAGATTTGAGGAACTGAAGACATTTGGGAGCATATTTGGTTTCTTGTTCAACTCGAAAGAGTTGAAGTCCTTGGGTGATAATGATCTAAGAAGATGTTGCACTAATTTTGTCAACAAATTCACTCATGGTAAGTCAGCAGATGTCGATCTAGATGATTTCGTTTCTGAACTAAAAGTACTGCAGATGACATTGCCAAACACATTCATGTCAGCGGATCAGATATTTGAGTTTGTTAGAGATGCGGATTGTTATCTAAATGTCTCAATTGATTATCGTATCCTTTTGACCGTACCTGTGACTGTTGCATCAGCTGAAAGGAGTTTCACAAAATTGAAACTATTGAAAAATTATTTGAGGTCAACGATGTCTCAAGAAAGATTGAATGGATTGGCCATGTGCTGCATTGAGAAGAATATGCTGGATAGTATTGATCTTGACACTCTCATTGATGATTTTGCATCAAAAAATGCACGAAAGTCTCGTTTCACATGA